The Mesorhizobium opportunistum WSM2075 DNA window GGGCCGCGGACGTTTGCACCGGTACGCTTGGCCGTCGACACGATTTCCTTCGTCGAGGCGTCGAGCACGCGGTGATCAAACGCCTTCAGGCGGATGCGGATATTCTGTCCGTTCATGCGTCACTTCCTTGTTCTGGCGCGGCGCGGGCAACTCCCGCGCCCGCGACAGATCGGTTTAAGTCCAAATTACTCTTTGATGGTGACGACGATGCCGGCACCGACGGTGCGGCCGCCTTCACGGATGGCGAAGCGCAGCTTCTCTTCCATGGCGATCGGCACGATCAGCTCGACATCGACCGTGATGTTGTCGCCGGGCATCACCATCTCGGTGCCTTCCGGCAGCGACACGATGCCGGTCACGTCCGTGGTGCGGAAGTAGAACTGCGGACGGTAGTTGGTGAAGAACGGCGTGTGACGGCCACCTTCGTCCTTGGTCAGGATGTAGGCTTCGGCCACGAACTTCTTGTGCGGCTTCACCGTGCCCGGCTTGGCCAGAACCTGGCCGCGCTCGACACCTTCACGGTCAACGCCGCGCAACAGCGCGCCGATGTTGTCGCCGGCCTGGCCCTGGTCGAGCAGCTTGCGGAACATCTCCACGCCCGTGCAGGTCGTCTTGGTCGTCGGACGGATGCCGATGATCTCCAGCTCCTCGCCGACCTTGACCACGCCGCGCTCGACGCGGCCGGTCACCACCGTGCCGCGGCCCGAAATCGAGAACACGTCCTCGATCGGCATCAGGAACGGCTTGTCGAGCGGACGAACCGGGGTCGGGATGTAGGCGTCGACCTGAGCCATCAGCTCGCGGATCGCGTCCTCGCCGATGGTCTTGTTCGAATCCTCAAGCGCGGCCAGTGCCGAACCCTTGACGATCGGAATGTCGTCGCCGGGGAACTCATTCTTCGACAGAAGCTCGCGAACCTCGAGCTCGACCAGTTCGAGCAGCTCGGCGTCGTCGACCTGGTCGACCTTGTTCAGGAACACCACGATCGACGGCACGCCGACCTGACGGGCCAAGAGGATGTGCTCGCGGGTCTGCGGCATCGGGCCGTCGGCGGCCGACACCACCAGGATCGCGCCGTCCATCTGCGCGGCACCGGTGATCATGTTCTTCACATAGTCGGCGTGGCCGGGGCAGTCGACGTGGGCGTAGTGGCGGTTGGCCGTCTCGTATTCGACGTGCGCCGTCGAGATCGTGATGCCGCGCGCCTTCTCCTCGGGCGCCGCATCGATCTGGTCATAGCGCTTGTATTCGCCAAAATACTTCGTGATCGCCGCCGTCAGCGACGTCTTGCCATGATCGACGTGACCGATCGTGCCGATGTTCACATGAGGCTTAGTGCGCTCGAATTTACCTTTTGCCATGTGATGTCTCCATTTCCTGCTCGCCCGTGCGGGCTTTGAATTGCGTTACCGCGGCAGCTCTTTCGAGTTACGCGTATTTCTTCTGGACTTCCTGGGCGACCGCGGTCGGGACCGGCTCGTAGTGATCGAACTGCATCGTGTAGGCCGCGCGGCCCTGGCTCATCGAGCGCAGGTTGTCGACGTACTTGAACATATTGGCGAGCGGCACCATCGCGTTGATGACGACAGCTACGCCGCGCGCTTCCTGGCCCTGGATCTGGCCACGACGGCCGTTCAGATCGCCAATGACGCTGCCGACATAATCTTCCGGCGTCACGACCTCGACCTTCATGATCGGCTCGAGCAGCTGCACGCCAAGCTTGGGTGCCGCTTCACGGAAACACGCACGGGACGCGATTTCGAAGGCCAGAACCGAGGAGTCGACGTCGTGGTAGGCGCCGTCGATGAGCGTCGCCCTGACGCCGATCATCGGGAAGCCCGCGAACGGACCGGCGCCCATGACGCTCTGGATGCCCTTTTCGACGCCCGGGATGTATTCCTTCGGCACCGCGCCGCCGACGATCTTGGACTCGAACACGAAGTCCTCGCCTTCCGCATTCGGCTCGAACACAACCTTGACGCGGGCGAACTGACCGGTACCGCCGGTCTGCTTCTTGTGCGTGTAGTCCTGCTCAAAC harbors:
- the tuf gene encoding elongation factor Tu translates to MAKGKFERTKPHVNIGTIGHVDHGKTSLTAAITKYFGEYKRYDQIDAAPEEKARGITISTAHVEYETANRHYAHVDCPGHADYVKNMITGAAQMDGAILVVSAADGPMPQTREHILLARQVGVPSIVVFLNKVDQVDDAELLELVELEVRELLSKNEFPGDDIPIVKGSALAALEDSNKTIGEDAIRELMAQVDAYIPTPVRPLDKPFLMPIEDVFSISGRGTVVTGRVERGVVKVGEELEIIGIRPTTKTTCTGVEMFRKLLDQGQAGDNIGALLRGVDREGVERGQVLAKPGTVKPHKKFVAEAYILTKDEGGRHTPFFTNYRPQFYFRTTDVTGIVSLPEGTEMVMPGDNITVDVELIVPIAMEEKLRFAIREGGRTVGAGIVVTIKE